A part of Bacteroidia bacterium genomic DNA contains:
- a CDS encoding carboxypeptidase-like regulatory domain-containing protein — MNLRFPLLIGLLFSFAFSAAQDLIHSRHTSYMTYIFRLDNEEAHNLYKEGIQQVDESFFHTAIDSFPTDSGHYKRPMPVGHYLFAHVQDAELKVELYSEDRLDIQLVNNKQDFGLIIHDSVGTPVKDARVLLHRRVVPFSASIQRYQIGKTHKEGLLSVEYGGHTSFFRIDHTGKGDRSFSIKRLHLYAIYYTPVRFVWLPIKAIIRTIRWRNPYGWIRKVVAIFDPDFRRDKGIKTGYMVFSQPVYRPGDTVRFKAWIASPKGRPFSRPLDVVLQGPGYSSSINKTLETITPTRKGVYIFEFVLHDSLKLTLDQSYRVGLNKQPWRAVISGQFQFEDYELHETNYVFRSELEQHSPGFPMAFYARGYDANDLNLLDADMDLYVFPKYIDHITVDSLFLADTLWTYQQRLDPVGETKIILPDSLLPGANLTYETVAVFTNASNERHEEKRRIRYLNEPVKLALTLAADTLKGDYLIRGKSNPSSGKLYAFSADGDTLLKSKVSLPLRLPVNPYIFQYVLKTDNLTARLNVSEEPPSLSCFAYRTPDSLFVQVDNPRNLSFWYALYRKNQRITQGTGTTWKLAMPATRSQNYFISLQYIWAGEVKDAEYKVSFADKALTVNFEQPATIYPGQKTAISLRVTDVDGAPVPFADLTAWGITSKFKNAGAPTVPDFSKTYPGRKMLHSFAEKDALNGPDQYSLDLDYTRWNELAGLDSIAWFQFLYPENGFYSYSLPAKDSASQLVPFVVKNGKLLDVHMIFIDEKMVYFSGVTALTRYTFAANPGYHNLRLRTAEYTVQIDSVQLLPGQKLIFSTEAQPFNPRANVSFTGSKLVPTEISMLSRMLMPVRRATNDTQMAIAQDGRYQLSQPQVYGYGNQVFGPFYPREFQYIEQATSEKFTEVFEPDYDYEFGPRRIKMRSVNMQGRITRQLPETHKPPVFTDSLLTEAEIMALWDYTVAKSDRAYYYQHIYDEPTATTNGYGRLQVETGRMDSLVQQILFEVNDPDFIRIYPGNERLFHQLKAGEYLLVGLRSDSSFFRIRNLKVRVNGLNYYRESNPDIEPASNFSTQLLKQVNDRIRSKKILETQKIEINKIYRPGLIALPPQAAFTHLISGRVTDEQTGEPLPGASVIIKGTSFGTFTDQDGYFELYGPQDAVLSISYIGFASQEIPVSGIGELTISMEEEVTMLEEVVVVGYGVVRKANLASSVITVSSTQQLAGKVAGVQVTPLTDIRSQSVDAADPAALPGDEAVADKETYQSGDAGNTLRRNFRDHAFWQPNLLTGRDGRATFTTTFPDDVTKWKTFALAMGPNRQSGQGQGEIKAYKNLMAQLSLPRFLVEGDTTFVIGKVLNYTPDTVTVTTNFQVEENEAVTRQAQLITSVFDTLMLVAPDHDSLSITYSMQRENGYFDGEKRTIPLFPRGTEETDGMFVSLDRDTSFTLISEAPMTGLTIRAQASPLRVLLGEMERIHKYRYLCNEQLASKIKSLLMEAKVRELLGEKLDIDKEIRQLIDKLEESQDSEGLWGWWKNGSYTPWISRHVLEALLAAEAAGYPVKFNRQAAIGELVYQLEGKYLPPGYQIQNLFLLHKLGGKIDFLLRTDSLSRDTTLDQIGQFQLIELKQTLGLPYSPDTLYAQQKETLFGNLYWGFDGYHPFYNNYTATLTAYRILRANGGEDTRLRKIRNYLFEQKQDGYWVNTYTSSSILETILPEVMAEHQAISVPRLVLSGAVEAEVTKFPYETRLEPGQQLSVEKTGTTPVYFSAFQTYWNQEPEAVSGDFTVSSYFLAAGDTLGQLEAGKPVTLRVEVEVKKLSEFMMVEVPVPAGCSYAEKPQSFWRNPEVHREYFRDRVSIFCEKMIPGKYTFDVELSPRYTGIYNLNPAKIEQMYFPVFFGRNELKSVEVE; from the coding sequence ATGAACCTACGTTTTCCCCTGCTGATAGGTCTGCTGTTTTCTTTTGCGTTTTCTGCTGCACAGGATCTCATTCACAGCCGCCATACGAGCTATATGACTTATATCTTCCGGCTTGATAATGAGGAAGCGCACAACCTCTACAAAGAGGGAATTCAGCAAGTAGATGAATCCTTTTTTCATACTGCAATTGATTCGTTTCCTACCGATTCAGGTCATTATAAGCGCCCGATGCCTGTCGGACATTACCTGTTTGCACATGTCCAGGATGCAGAATTGAAGGTGGAATTGTATTCCGAAGACCGGCTGGACATTCAACTGGTCAACAACAAACAGGATTTTGGGCTGATTATCCATGACTCTGTCGGAACTCCGGTGAAAGATGCACGGGTATTGCTGCATCGCCGTGTAGTTCCGTTTTCCGCTTCCATACAGCGTTATCAGATAGGCAAAACCCATAAAGAAGGCCTGTTAAGTGTAGAATATGGGGGACATACCAGCTTTTTCCGCATTGACCATACCGGAAAGGGAGACCGGTCCTTTTCAATCAAACGACTGCACCTGTACGCGATTTACTACACACCGGTACGCTTTGTCTGGCTGCCCATTAAAGCCATTATCCGTACGATCCGGTGGCGGAATCCCTACGGCTGGATTCGCAAAGTGGTGGCGATTTTTGATCCCGACTTCCGCCGCGATAAGGGGATAAAAACAGGGTATATGGTATTCAGCCAGCCGGTTTACCGGCCCGGAGATACTGTTCGTTTTAAGGCATGGATCGCCAGTCCCAAAGGCAGACCGTTCAGCCGTCCGCTGGATGTGGTACTGCAAGGTCCTGGTTACAGTAGCAGCATCAACAAAACACTGGAGACAATTACGCCGACACGTAAAGGCGTTTATATCTTCGAATTTGTACTCCACGACAGCCTGAAACTGACGCTCGATCAGTCCTATCGCGTGGGACTCAATAAACAGCCCTGGAGAGCAGTGATTTCCGGGCAGTTTCAGTTTGAGGACTACGAGTTGCACGAAACAAATTATGTATTTCGCAGTGAGTTGGAACAACACAGCCCCGGTTTTCCCATGGCCTTTTATGCGCGGGGTTATGATGCCAATGACCTCAATCTGCTCGATGCAGATATGGATCTGTATGTTTTTCCCAAATATATCGACCATATTACTGTTGACAGCCTTTTCCTGGCCGATACGCTTTGGACCTATCAACAGCGGCTCGATCCTGTAGGAGAAACCAAAATCATTCTGCCCGACAGTTTATTGCCCGGGGCAAACCTTACCTATGAAACAGTCGCGGTATTTACCAATGCTTCCAACGAACGCCATGAAGAAAAGCGAAGAATCCGCTACCTCAACGAACCCGTAAAACTCGCCCTCACACTCGCCGCAGATACACTGAAAGGCGACTACCTGATCCGGGGAAAATCGAATCCTTCCAGCGGGAAGCTATATGCCTTTTCTGCGGATGGAGATACCCTTCTGAAATCGAAGGTATCACTTCCGCTCCGCCTGCCTGTCAATCCCTACATATTTCAGTATGTGTTGAAAACTGACAATCTGACCGCCAGGCTGAATGTATCAGAAGAACCCCCTTCGCTTTCCTGCTTTGCCTACCGCACGCCAGATTCGCTGTTTGTACAGGTCGATAATCCGCGTAACCTTTCTTTCTGGTATGCCCTTTACCGAAAAAACCAGCGGATCACGCAGGGAACAGGCACGACGTGGAAACTGGCTATGCCCGCCACCCGGAGTCAGAATTATTTTATTTCCCTTCAATATATCTGGGCCGGAGAAGTAAAAGATGCGGAATATAAAGTCAGTTTTGCAGACAAAGCCCTGACCGTAAACTTTGAGCAGCCGGCGACGATTTATCCCGGACAGAAGACAGCCATAAGCCTGCGCGTTACGGATGTGGATGGAGCGCCTGTTCCTTTTGCCGACCTCACAGCATGGGGCATTACCAGCAAATTTAAAAACGCCGGCGCACCTACAGTACCTGACTTCAGCAAAACCTATCCCGGGCGGAAAATGCTTCACAGCTTTGCAGAAAAGGATGCCCTCAACGGCCCTGATCAATACAGTCTCGATCTGGACTATACCCGGTGGAATGAACTTGCGGGACTTGACAGCATTGCCTGGTTTCAGTTTCTGTATCCGGAGAATGGATTTTACAGTTATTCACTCCCTGCCAAAGACAGCGCGTCGCAGTTGGTTCCATTTGTCGTGAAAAATGGAAAACTACTGGATGTACACATGATCTTTATAGATGAAAAAATGGTCTATTTCAGCGGTGTAACGGCACTTACCCGCTATACTTTTGCGGCAAACCCCGGCTATCACAACCTCCGCCTGAGAACGGCAGAATACACGGTGCAAATAGACAGCGTACAACTTTTGCCCGGGCAAAAACTCATATTCAGTACAGAGGCCCAGCCATTTAACCCACGGGCAAACGTGAGCTTTACCGGAAGCAAACTGGTGCCAACGGAAATTTCCATGCTCAGCCGTATGCTGATGCCGGTCAGACGCGCCACCAATGATACACAGATGGCCATCGCACAAGACGGGCGTTATCAGCTTTCCCAGCCACAGGTTTACGGGTACGGGAATCAGGTCTTTGGCCCGTTTTATCCCCGCGAGTTTCAGTATATAGAACAGGCTACTTCGGAGAAATTTACAGAAGTATTTGAGCCAGATTATGACTACGAATTTGGCCCACGCCGAATCAAAATGCGCAGTGTCAATATGCAGGGCCGGATCACGCGGCAACTGCCCGAAACCCATAAGCCTCCGGTGTTTACCGATAGCCTTTTGACAGAAGCAGAGATTATGGCTTTATGGGATTACACCGTAGCGAAATCAGACCGGGCATACTACTATCAGCATATATACGATGAGCCGACAGCCACAACCAACGGATACGGGCGGTTGCAGGTGGAAACCGGGCGAATGGATTCCCTTGTGCAGCAGATACTATTTGAGGTAAATGATCCCGATTTTATCCGTATTTATCCGGGAAATGAGAGACTCTTTCACCAGTTGAAAGCAGGCGAATATCTTCTCGTCGGATTGCGAAGTGACAGCAGCTTTTTCCGCATCCGCAACCTGAAAGTTCGCGTCAACGGGCTGAATTATTACCGCGAATCGAACCCCGACATTGAACCTGCCAGTAATTTCAGCACCCAATTATTAAAGCAGGTGAATGACCGCATTCGCAGCAAAAAAATCCTCGAAACGCAAAAGATTGAGATTAACAAGATATATCGCCCGGGTCTGATTGCCCTGCCTCCACAGGCTGCGTTTACACACCTGATTTCAGGGCGGGTGACAGACGAACAAACGGGAGAACCACTGCCGGGCGCGTCTGTGATTATCAAAGGCACTTCCTTTGGAACATTTACTGATCAGGACGGATATTTTGAATTGTATGGTCCGCAGGATGCCGTGCTGAGCATTTCATATATTGGTTTTGCTTCCCAGGAAATTCCGGTTTCAGGTATAGGCGAGCTGACAATCAGTATGGAGGAAGAAGTAACGATGCTGGAAGAAGTTGTGGTTGTAGGATATGGTGTTGTGCGAAAAGCAAACCTTGCATCAAGTGTCATTACAGTCTCTTCCACCCAACAACTTGCCGGAAAAGTTGCAGGGGTACAGGTAACCCCACTTACTGACATTCGCTCCCAGTCGGTCGATGCCGCTGATCCGGCTGCCCTTCCGGGTGATGAGGCCGTGGCGGATAAAGAAACCTACCAGTCCGGCGATGCCGGCAACACTTTGCGGCGCAACTTCCGCGACCATGCTTTCTGGCAACCCAATCTGCTGACAGGCCGCGATGGCAGGGCTACATTTACCACTACCTTCCCTGACGATGTGACAAAATGGAAAACCTTCGCGCTCGCAATGGGGCCAAACAGGCAGAGCGGACAAGGGCAGGGCGAAATCAAAGCCTACAAAAACCTGATGGCCCAGCTTTCACTTCCCCGTTTTCTTGTGGAGGGAGACACCACCTTTGTGATTGGTAAAGTACTCAATTATACCCCCGACACGGTTACTGTTACTACAAATTTTCAGGTGGAAGAAAACGAGGCCGTAACACGCCAGGCACAGCTTATTACTTCGGTTTTTGATACACTTATGCTTGTTGCCCCCGATCATGACAGCCTCAGCATTACCTACAGCATGCAGCGGGAAAATGGCTATTTCGACGGAGAAAAACGCACCATTCCGCTTTTCCCCAGAGGCACAGAAGAGACAGATGGAATGTTTGTCAGTCTGGATCGGGACACCAGTTTTACCCTGATTTCCGAAGCCCCAATGACCGGGCTTACGATTCGCGCACAGGCGAGTCCCCTGCGGGTGCTACTCGGCGAAATGGAGCGGATTCACAAATACCGCTATCTATGCAACGAACAACTCGCCTCCAAAATCAAGTCCCTCCTCATGGAAGCCAAAGTACGGGAGCTGCTGGGCGAAAAACTTGACATAGACAAAGAAATCAGGCAACTGATTGACAAACTAGAGGAAAGCCAGGATAGTGAGGGACTTTGGGGATGGTGGAAGAATGGCAGCTATACCCCATGGATCAGCCGCCACGTGCTGGAAGCCCTGCTGGCCGCTGAAGCCGCAGGTTATCCGGTGAAGTTTAACCGGCAGGCAGCAATCGGAGAACTGGTGTATCAGCTGGAGGGAAAATATCTGCCACCCGGCTACCAGATTCAAAACTTGTTTCTCCTGCATAAATTGGGCGGGAAAATAGATTTTTTACTCCGCACAGACAGCCTCAGCCGCGATACTACGCTGGATCAGATCGGGCAATTTCAACTCATCGAACTCAAGCAGACCTTAGGGTTGCCCTATTCCCCCGACACCCTGTATGCCCAGCAGAAAGAAACCCTTTTTGGAAACCTGTACTGGGGTTTTGACGGGTATCACCCATTTTACAACAACTACACTGCGACCCTTACAGCGTACCGAATCCTTCGTGCAAATGGGGGAGAAGATACACGCCTGCGCAAGATCAGAAACTACCTTTTTGAGCAGAAGCAGGACGGCTATTGGGTCAATACCTACACTTCGTCGTCAATACTGGAAACGATTTTGCCCGAAGTGATGGCAGAACATCAGGCGATCAGCGTGCCCCGGCTTGTGCTGAGCGGAGCAGTTGAAGCTGAGGTTACAAAATTTCCCTACGAGACCCGGCTTGAACCCGGCCAGCAACTGTCAGTCGAAAAAACAGGCACGACACCCGTTTATTTCAGCGCGTTCCAGACATACTGGAACCAGGAGCCGGAGGCGGTGTCGGGCGATTTTACGGTCAGCAGTTATTTTCTGGCAGCCGGTGATACGCTCGGGCAGCTGGAAGCAGGCAAACCCGTTACCCTTCGGGTAGAAGTCGAGGTGAAAAAATTATCAGAATTTATGATGGTTGAGGTGCCGGTTCCGGCGGGCTGTTCTTATGCAGAAAAACCACAGAGTTTTTGGCGAAACCCAGAAGTTCATCGCGAGTATTTTCGCGACAGAGTGAGTATATTCTGCGAAAAGATGATCCCCGGCAAATATACGTTTGATGTAGAATTGTCTCCGCGGTATACAGGGATTTACAACCTCAATCCGGCGAAGATTGAGCAGATGTATTTTCCTGTTTTCTTTGGAAGAAATGAATTAAAAAGTGTAGAAGTGGAGTAA
- a CDS encoding choice-of-anchor Q domain-containing protein, with translation MNRNFITSLLIILLSAMLFPQTAKSASVIVTNSSDNGPGSLREAVASAMPGDIIEFAPATNGMDFTLISGEILIDKSLTIVGNDSSQTMISGNNLSRIFSISNAGTVILKNLKLTDGNAAGNGGAMMIDNSSVQLISCVVTNSMATVSGGGIFLMGGELTVNGSSFWGNTAGGNAASEGGGAIANAAGNLTIKNGTTVNNNVANGASGSGGGILNNTGGMLTVIGSTISMNHANRAGGGIEDNSGAATVVRLTDVTLSGNSTGSAPGNGGAVHITGPGNMLVTGGMVSGNTATAEGGGLWNGSGEMVISGTVIDGNIASGAPADQGGGGVFNNGGSLTIKNGTTITNNLANGASGSGGGVMNEVGGTLTVIGSTISMNHANRAGGGIEDNSGAATVVRLTDVILSGNTTGPAPGNGGAVHITGPGNMLVTGGMVTSNTATAEGGGLWNGSGEMVISGTVIDGNIASGAPADQGGGGVFNNGGSLTIKNGTTITNNSANGASGSGGGVMNEVGGTLTVIGSTISMNHANRAGGGIEDNSGAATVVRLTDVTLSGNSTGSAPGNGGAVHITGAGDMLISGGMVTGNTAAREGGGLWNGSGKMTVRGVTLDGNMANGPATDDGGGAIFNNGGTLKITLSTISNNFSSGAMGNGGGVHNNNGGVAILYTTISGNSSGNQGGGISNTGTLSVSGSTITQNMAMSNGGGFSQNMTTDMVTFKSTLIAGNMGTGSGQDVFSAGTIKSLGYNLVGQDDLAIFPSKSTDITGTAASPVDPMLDVLANNGGATQTHALLCGSPAIDAGDPGNNSADQRGMIVFNGTRDIGAFELQTGCSVNANRKAGVAFEAAINSQVYPNPATEGWLQIEIPADQIYTQATIRLVDLTTGKTIRENMVSLGSTKMNVSDLVSGTYLVQVISGENMSNHKLIIMN, from the coding sequence ATGAATCGAAATTTTATCACATCTCTACTGATCATCCTGCTGTCCGCGATGTTATTTCCGCAGACGGCTAAATCTGCTTCTGTCATTGTTACCAATTCCTCTGACAATGGTCCCGGCTCTCTTCGTGAGGCTGTCGCCAGCGCTATGCCCGGAGATATAATCGAATTTGCACCGGCTACCAACGGTATGGATTTCACCCTTATATCGGGAGAAATCCTGATTGACAAATCATTGACAATTGTGGGGAATGATTCTTCCCAGACAATGATCAGTGGAAATAATCTCAGCCGTATTTTTTCCATATCCAATGCAGGTACAGTAATCCTCAAAAATCTGAAACTGACGGATGGGAATGCAGCCGGAAACGGTGGGGCAATGATGATAGATAATTCTTCCGTACAGCTAATCTCCTGCGTGGTTACCAACTCCATGGCAACTGTCAGCGGAGGTGGAATTTTCCTGATGGGGGGAGAACTTACTGTAAATGGTTCATCTTTTTGGGGAAATACCGCTGGAGGAAATGCCGCCAGTGAAGGAGGGGGTGCAATTGCAAATGCTGCCGGTAACCTCACCATCAAAAACGGAACAACCGTCAATAACAACGTTGCCAACGGTGCCAGCGGCAGCGGAGGAGGAATCCTCAATAATACTGGCGGTATGCTCACAGTCATCGGAAGCACGATTTCCATGAACCACGCCAACCGCGCGGGTGGTGGAATCGAAGACAATTCGGGTGCGGCTACCGTTGTGAGACTCACAGACGTAACCCTCAGCGGCAACTCTACTGGTTCAGCTCCCGGCAATGGCGGCGCAGTACATATTACCGGCCCGGGCAATATGCTGGTTACTGGCGGAATGGTTTCCGGTAATACTGCCACCGCCGAAGGCGGCGGGTTGTGGAATGGCAGCGGGGAAATGGTCATTTCCGGAACGGTTATCGACGGAAATATAGCCAGCGGTGCACCTGCAGACCAGGGCGGTGGCGGCGTATTCAACAACGGCGGATCACTCACGATCAAAAACGGCACAACCATCACAAACAATTTAGCCAACGGAGCCAGCGGCAGCGGCGGTGGAGTGATGAACGAAGTGGGGGGTACACTGACGGTCATCGGCAGTACCATCTCCATGAACCACGCCAACCGTGCGGGTGGGGGTATTGAGGACAATTCGGGTGCGGCTACGGTTGTACGGCTGACGGATGTAATACTGAGCGGCAATACCACAGGTCCGGCCCCCGGCAACGGCGGTGCTGTGCACATCACCGGCCCGGGCAATATGCTGGTTACCGGCGGAATGGTTACCAGTAATACTGCCACCGCCGAAGGCGGCGGGTTGTGGAATGGCAGCGGGGAAATGGTCATTTCCGGAACGGTTATCGACGGAAATATAGCCAGCGGTGCACCTGCAGATCAGGGCGGCGGTGGCGTATTCAACAACGGCGGATCACTCACGATCAAAAACGGCACAACCATCACAAACAATTCAGCCAACGGAGCCAGCGGCAGCGGCGGTGGAGTGATGAACGAAGTAGGGGGTACACTGACCGTCATCGGCAGTACCATCTCGATGAACCACGCCAACCGTGCGGGTGGGGGAATCGAAGACAATTCGGGTGCGGCTACCGTTGTGAGACTCACAGACGTAACCCTCAGCGGCAACTCTACTGGTTCAGCTCCCGGCAATGGCGGCGCAGTACATATTACCGGTGCAGGCGATATGCTGATCTCAGGCGGAATGGTTACCGGGAATACTGCTGCCAGAGAAGGTGGCGGGTTGTGGAATGGCAGCGGAAAAATGACCGTAAGAGGTGTCACGCTTGACGGCAATATGGCCAATGGCCCTGCAACTGATGATGGCGGAGGTGCCATATTCAACAATGGCGGGACCCTGAAAATTACCTTATCAACTATTTCCAATAACTTCTCTTCCGGAGCGATGGGCAATGGCGGCGGCGTACACAACAATAATGGCGGTGTTGCGATCCTCTATACCACTATATCGGGCAACAGCTCCGGCAATCAGGGGGGCGGTATCAGTAATACAGGGACATTGAGCGTTTCAGGCAGCACCATTACTCAGAACATGGCAATGAGCAACGGTGGAGGTTTTTCGCAAAATATGACCACAGATATGGTTACTTTTAAGAGTACCCTTATTGCCGGAAATATGGGCACAGGCTCAGGACAGGATGTGTTTTCCGCAGGAACAATCAAGTCGCTCGGCTATAATCTGGTAGGTCAGGATGATCTGGCAATCTTCCCCTCCAAATCCACTGATATAACTGGTACAGCTGCAAGTCCTGTAGATCCGATGCTGGATGTACTGGCCAATAACGGCGGAGCAACCCAGACACATGCCCTGCTGTGTGGAAGTCCGGCAATTGACGCCGGTGATCCGGGCAATAATTCTGCTGACCAGCGCGGAATGATCGTCTTCAACGGTACGAGAGATATTGGTGCATTCGAACTTCAGACTGGTTGTTCGGTAAATGCAAACCGGAAAGCAGGGGTTGCATTCGAAGCAGCAATCAATAGCCAGGTATATCCCAATCCCGCAACCGAAGGATGGTTACAAATAGAAATACCTGCGGATCAAATCTACACACAGGCAACAATCAGACTGGTAGATTTGACCACAGGCAAGACAATCCGTGAAAATATGGTTTCACTTGGGAGTACGAAGATGAACGTAAGCGATCTGGTTTCCGGAACCTATTTAGTACAGGTGATTTCCGGAGAAAATATGAGCAATCACAAATTGATCATTATGAATTAA
- a CDS encoding Kazal-type serine protease inhibitor domain-containing protein, whose protein sequence is MKTQIKIPAFLIIFLSMAFFSCDKEDVDPCIDKSKICITCLCTADYNPVCGCDGVTYSNPCMAEINGVTSYTVGQCGVN, encoded by the coding sequence ATGAAAACGCAGATAAAAATCCCCGCTTTCCTGATCATTTTCCTTTCAATGGCTTTTTTCAGCTGTGATAAAGAGGATGTTGACCCATGTATCGACAAAAGCAAAATATGTATCACCTGTCTGTGTACAGCTGACTACAATCCCGTATGCGGCTGTGATGGTGTTACTTATTCTAATCCATGTATGGCTGAAATCAATGGTGTAACGAGTTATACTGTAGGCCAATGCGGGGTAAACTAA
- a CDS encoding endonuclease V: MGLSKQNMIACLDVQYAPHSAAAAAVIFTEWKDAVPANIYTLVSADIQDYIPGKFYLRELPPLLSLIATVKEPLNCIIIDGYCYLSDDYAPGLGYYLHEKLNPKIPVIGVAKSKFRNMDMAIEVFRGQSEKPLYITAIGISDEMAASCIKNMHGSYRMPALLKLADQLSRKTFQE; encoded by the coding sequence ATGGGTCTTTCCAAGCAAAATATGATCGCCTGCCTCGATGTGCAATATGCTCCCCATTCTGCCGCAGCCGCAGCAGTAATATTTACAGAATGGAAAGATGCCGTTCCTGCTAATATCTATACTCTGGTATCAGCGGATATACAGGACTATATTCCCGGCAAATTTTATCTCCGCGAGCTTCCTCCGCTACTTTCACTTATCGCTACTGTAAAAGAGCCGCTGAATTGCATCATTATTGACGGATATTGTTATCTGTCAGACGACTATGCTCCCGGGCTGGGATATTACCTGCACGAAAAACTCAATCCCAAAATCCCTGTTATCGGAGTGGCAAAAAGTAAGTTCAGGAATATGGACATGGCGATAGAAGTATTTCGGGGTCAGAGCGAAAAACCGCTTTATATAACCGCCATTGGTATAAGCGATGAAATGGCTGCTTCCTGCATAAAAAATATGCATGGAAGCTACAGAATGCCGGCTTTACTTAAGCTGGCCGATCAGCTTTCAAGAAAAACTTTTCAGGAATGA
- a CDS encoding CHAP domain-containing protein, translated as MALPRFSLNLYYSVGQPIDSLNSVKVYYNGAIGHVSGRNMSNDSYNLGLKYQCVEFVKRYYYEHLNHKMPDTYGHAKDFFDRNLKDGQKNTKRDLMQYRNPGRSKPQIGDLIVLSETVFNKYGHVAIVSAVSDKEVEIIQQNPGRFGKSRITYSLQKRGNNWQIDNHRILGWLRKE; from the coding sequence ATGGCTTTACCGCGTTTTAGTTTAAACCTATACTATTCAGTTGGTCAGCCAATAGATAGCCTGAACAGTGTGAAAGTCTATTATAATGGAGCTATTGGCCATGTATCCGGTCGCAATATGTCCAATGACAGCTACAATTTGGGCTTAAAATACCAATGCGTTGAGTTCGTAAAACGTTACTACTACGAACATCTTAACCACAAGATGCCGGATACATATGGTCATGCAAAAGATTTCTTTGACCGAAACCTGAAAGATGGCCAGAAAAATACAAAACGAGATTTGATGCAATACCGCAATCCGGGAAGATCCAAACCCCAGATTGGCGATTTGATTGTTTTATCGGAAACGGTTTTTAACAAATATGGCCATGTGGCCATTGTTTCAGCTGTGAGCGATAAAGAGGTAGAGATTATTCAACAAAACCCTGGACGTTTCGGGAAGTCCCGCATAACCTATTCTCTCCAAAAACGGGGTAACAACTGGCAGATTGACAACCATCGCATTTTAGGCTGGCTGAGAAAAGAATAG